From a single Pseudomonas cremoricolorata genomic region:
- the katG gene encoding catalase/peroxidase HPI, with the protein MSSESKCPFHQTAGSGTSNRDWWPDQLNLSILHQHSNKSDPLGEDFDYPSAFRQLDFQALKQDLHALMTDSQDWWPADFGHYGPLFVRMAWHSAGTYRIADGRGGAGSGQQRYAPLNSWPDNVSLDKARRLLWPIKQKYGQRISWADLIVLTGNVALESMGFKTFGFSGGRADVWEPDQDVYWGSEKVWLGGDTRYGKAQTKAQEPGQGDLVAEPEKHAEEQSRDLGGERNLENPLAAVQMGLIYVNPEGPEGNPDPVASGRDIRETFARMAMNDEETVALIAGGHAFGKTHGAASADNVGAEPEAAGLEAQGLGWHNRHGSGVGPDAITSGLEVTWTSTPTRWSNEYLENLFNFDWELTKSPAGAHQWQPSNGQGAGQIPDAFDAGKRHAPSMLTSDLALRFDPIYEPIARRFKEHPEQLADAFARAWFKLIHRDMGPLSRYLGPEMPREELLWQDPLPAPGAALSAADIEQLKGQVLASGLTVPQLVRTAWASASTFRGSDKRGGANGARVRLAPQVDWAANEPQQLQQVLAQLEQIRSQFNAGGKQLSMADLIVLGGCAAVEQAAKDGGHPVSVAFHGGRSDASQAQTDVESFAVLEPLHDGFRNFSKARYSVAAEKLLLDRAQLLTLTAPELTVLVGGLRVLGANHGDNQQGVFTDRVGVLSNDFFRNLLDMSVVWTPVNGDNEAFEGRDRSTGKVRWSASRVDLVFGSHAQLRALSEVYGSSDGNERFVKDFVAAWEKVMELDRFDLR; encoded by the coding sequence ATGTCGAGCGAATCGAAGTGCCCGTTCCATCAAACCGCCGGCAGCGGCACCAGCAACCGTGACTGGTGGCCTGACCAGCTCAACCTGAGCATCCTCCACCAGCATTCGAACAAGTCCGACCCGCTGGGTGAGGATTTCGACTACCCCAGCGCCTTTCGCCAGCTCGACTTTCAGGCGCTCAAGCAAGACCTGCATGCGCTGATGACCGATTCTCAGGACTGGTGGCCGGCCGACTTCGGTCACTACGGGCCGTTGTTCGTGCGCATGGCCTGGCACAGTGCCGGTACTTACCGCATCGCTGATGGCCGTGGCGGGGCAGGGTCCGGTCAGCAGCGTTACGCACCGCTCAACAGCTGGCCGGACAACGTCAGCCTGGACAAGGCCCGGCGCCTGTTGTGGCCGATCAAGCAGAAGTATGGCCAGCGCATTTCCTGGGCCGACCTGATCGTGCTGACCGGCAACGTGGCGCTGGAGTCGATGGGCTTCAAGACCTTCGGCTTCTCTGGCGGGCGCGCCGACGTGTGGGAGCCGGACCAGGACGTGTACTGGGGTTCGGAAAAGGTCTGGCTGGGCGGCGACACCCGTTACGGCAAGGCGCAGACCAAGGCCCAGGAGCCCGGCCAGGGCGACCTGGTGGCCGAGCCTGAGAAACACGCCGAAGAGCAAAGCCGTGATCTGGGCGGCGAACGCAACCTGGAAAACCCGCTGGCGGCGGTGCAGATGGGCCTGATCTACGTCAACCCTGAAGGCCCCGAAGGCAATCCCGACCCGGTTGCCTCGGGCCGCGACATTCGCGAAACCTTCGCCCGCATGGCTATGAACGATGAAGAAACCGTGGCACTGATCGCCGGTGGTCACGCCTTCGGCAAGACCCACGGCGCCGCCTCGGCGGATAACGTTGGCGCCGAGCCGGAAGCGGCCGGCCTCGAAGCTCAGGGCCTGGGCTGGCACAACCGCCATGGCAGCGGTGTTGGCCCTGATGCGATCACCAGCGGCCTGGAAGTGACCTGGACCTCGACGCCCACCCGCTGGAGCAACGAGTACCTGGAAAACCTCTTCAACTTCGACTGGGAACTGACCAAGAGCCCGGCCGGTGCGCACCAGTGGCAGCCCAGCAACGGGCAGGGCGCCGGGCAGATTCCCGACGCTTTCGATGCCGGCAAGCGCCACGCGCCGTCGATGCTCACCTCCGACCTGGCGCTGCGCTTCGACCCGATCTACGAACCCATCGCGCGGCGCTTCAAGGAGCACCCCGAGCAACTGGCCGATGCCTTCGCCCGCGCCTGGTTCAAGCTGATCCACCGTGACATGGGGCCGCTGTCGCGTTACCTCGGCCCGGAAATGCCGCGGGAAGAGTTGCTCTGGCAAGACCCGCTGCCTGCGCCGGGCGCTGCATTGTCGGCCGCAGACATCGAACAGCTCAAAGGCCAGGTGCTCGCCTCGGGGCTGACGGTGCCGCAACTGGTGCGCACCGCCTGGGCCTCGGCCTCGACCTTCCGCGGTTCGGACAAACGCGGCGGTGCCAACGGCGCCCGCGTGCGTCTGGCGCCGCAGGTGGACTGGGCGGCCAACGAGCCGCAGCAGTTGCAGCAGGTGCTGGCCCAGCTGGAGCAGATTCGCAGCCAGTTCAACGCCGGCGGCAAGCAGCTGTCGATGGCTGACCTGATCGTGCTGGGCGGTTGCGCCGCAGTCGAGCAAGCGGCCAAGGACGGCGGTCACCCGGTCAGCGTGGCGTTCCACGGCGGGCGCAGCGATGCCAGCCAGGCGCAGACCGATGTCGAGTCGTTCGCCGTGCTCGAACCGCTGCACGACGGCTTTCGCAACTTCAGCAAGGCGCGCTACAGCGTCGCTGCGGAAAAACTGCTGCTCGACCGTGCGCAACTGCTGACCCTCACCGCCCCCGAACTGACCGTGCTGGTTGGCGGCCTGCGGGTGCTGGGCGCCAACCATGGCGACAACCAGCAGGGTGTGTTCACCGACCGCGTCGGTGTGCTCAGCAACGACTTCTTCCGCAACCTGCTCGACATGAGCGTGGTCTGGACCCCGGTCAACGGCGACAACGAAGCCTTCGAGGGACGCGACCGCAGCACCGGCAAGGTGCGCTGGAGTGCCAGCCGCGTCGATCTGGTGTTCGGCTCCCACGCACAGTTGCGCGCCTTGTCGGAGGTGTACGGCAGCAGCGATGGCAACGAACGCTTCGTCAAGGATTTCGTCGCGGCCTGGGAAAAGGTCATGGAGCTCGATCGCTTCGATCTGCGCTGA
- a CDS encoding DOPA decarboxylase, whose product MTPEDFRRHGHQLIDLIADYRQSVEQRPVMAQVAPGYLKAALPSAAPQHGEPFASLLDDVQRLLMPGLSHWQHPQFYGYFPSNASLPSVLGDMLSTGLGVLGLSWQSSPALSELEETTLDWLRQLFGLSSQWSGVIQDTASTSTLVALICARERASGYALARGGVQAQAAPLIVYASAHAHSSVDKAALLAGFGRDNIRLIATDEHFAMRPAALQAAIADDLARGNQPCAIVATCGTTATTALDPLTPVGQIAQAHGLWLHVDAAMAGSAMILPECRWMWEGIELADSLVVNAHKWLGVAFDCSLYYVRDPQHLIRVMSTNPSYLQSAVDAEVKNLRDWGIPLGRRFRALKLWFLLRSEGVEALQQRLRRDLDNARWLAEQVAASPDWQLLAPVHLQTLCLRHCPPGVEGAALEQHTRDWAQRLNDSGQAYVTPAQLDGQWMVRVSIGALPTEREHVAQLWTALQAVVR is encoded by the coding sequence ATGACCCCCGAAGACTTCCGCCGCCATGGCCACCAACTGATCGACCTGATCGCCGACTACCGCCAGAGCGTAGAGCAGCGCCCGGTCATGGCCCAGGTCGCGCCCGGCTACCTCAAGGCAGCGTTGCCCAGCGCCGCGCCGCAGCACGGCGAGCCATTCGCCAGCCTGCTGGACGATGTTCAGCGCTTGCTGATGCCGGGGCTGTCGCATTGGCAGCATCCGCAGTTCTACGGCTACTTCCCCTCCAACGCCAGCCTGCCTTCGGTGCTGGGCGACATGCTCAGCACCGGCCTGGGCGTGCTCGGCCTGTCATGGCAATCCAGCCCGGCGCTGAGCGAGCTGGAAGAAACCACCCTCGACTGGCTGCGCCAACTGTTCGGCCTGTCGAGCCAGTGGAGCGGGGTGATTCAGGACACCGCCTCGACCAGCACGCTGGTGGCGCTGATCTGCGCCCGGGAACGGGCCAGCGGCTATGCCCTGGCGCGCGGCGGCGTGCAAGCGCAGGCGGCGCCGCTGATCGTCTACGCCAGCGCCCACGCCCACAGCTCGGTAGACAAGGCCGCGCTGCTGGCAGGCTTTGGGCGCGACAACATTCGCCTGATCGCCACCGACGAACACTTCGCCATGCGCCCCGCGGCCTTGCAGGCGGCCATCGCCGACGACCTGGCCCGGGGCAATCAGCCCTGCGCCATCGTCGCCACCTGTGGCACCACCGCCACCACCGCGCTCGACCCGCTGACGCCAGTGGGGCAGATCGCCCAGGCCCATGGCCTGTGGCTGCACGTCGATGCGGCCATGGCCGGCTCAGCGATGATCCTGCCCGAATGCCGCTGGATGTGGGAGGGTATCGAGCTGGCCGACTCGCTGGTGGTCAATGCGCACAAGTGGCTGGGGGTGGCCTTCGACTGCTCGTTGTACTACGTCCGCGATCCGCAGCACCTGATTCGGGTGATGAGCACCAATCCCAGCTACCTGCAATCGGCAGTGGATGCCGAGGTGAAGAACCTGCGTGACTGGGGCATTCCCCTGGGCCGGCGTTTCCGCGCTTTGAAGCTGTGGTTCCTGCTGCGCAGCGAAGGCGTCGAAGCGCTGCAGCAACGTTTGCGCCGTGACCTGGACAACGCCCGCTGGCTGGCCGAGCAGGTCGCGGCTAGCCCTGACTGGCAGCTGCTTGCCCCGGTGCACTTGCAGACCCTGTGTCTGCGCCATTGCCCGCCTGGCGTCGAGGGTGCGGCGCTGGAGCAGCACACCCGCGACTGGGCGCAAAGGCTCAACGACAGCGGCCAGGCCTATGTGACCCCGGCGCAGCTCGACGGGCAGTGGATGGTGCGGGTGTCGATCGGCGCGCTGCCCACCGAGCGCGAGCATGTCGCGCAGCTGTGGACGGCGCTGCAAGCGGTGGTGCGCTGA
- a CDS encoding LysR family transcriptional regulator: MNAAFASLSLTHLRTLECLLQLKNLSHAALRLGCSQSALSRQLTHLRQAFADPLLVRQGRGYGLSETAEQLLQPLQEVLLALQALPQPAAFDPARCERRFCLAASDYVAEHMLPLLVAALEREAPGVSLVYRSWQAGQYQWLANGEVDLATTLFDESPANLHGRLLGEDRAVCLMHREHPLAAVDALSQDDYLAYRHVRICAGGDKDSFVDRHLRAQGLQRRVSLEVPFFSAAVQVVGNSQALVTVPEHIAQQLCQRHPLVWRGLGFVRHSQRYWVVWHQRLHGSAEHRWLRERVFSLWQQSQFSVQGGSPLST, translated from the coding sequence ATGAACGCCGCCTTCGCCTCCCTCAGCCTGACCCACCTGCGTACCCTGGAATGCCTGCTGCAGCTGAAGAACCTCAGCCATGCGGCGCTGCGCCTGGGCTGCAGCCAGTCGGCACTCAGCCGTCAACTGACCCACCTGCGCCAGGCCTTCGCCGACCCGTTGCTGGTGCGCCAGGGACGCGGCTATGGCCTGAGCGAAACTGCCGAACAGTTGTTGCAGCCGTTGCAGGAGGTGCTGCTGGCGCTGCAGGCCTTGCCTCAGCCTGCGGCGTTCGACCCGGCGCGCTGCGAGCGGCGCTTTTGCCTGGCGGCGTCCGACTACGTGGCAGAGCACATGCTGCCGCTGCTGGTGGCTGCGCTTGAGCGCGAGGCGCCGGGGGTGTCGCTGGTCTATCGCAGCTGGCAGGCCGGGCAGTACCAGTGGCTGGCCAATGGCGAGGTCGACCTTGCCACCACCTTGTTCGATGAATCGCCCGCCAACCTGCATGGCCGGCTGCTGGGTGAAGACCGTGCGGTGTGCCTGATGCACCGCGAGCATCCACTGGCGGCGGTCGATGCGCTGAGCCAGGACGATTACCTGGCCTACCGCCATGTGCGCATCTGCGCAGGCGGTGACAAGGACAGCTTCGTCGATCGCCATCTGCGCGCCCAGGGCCTGCAACGCAGGGTCAGCCTGGAGGTGCCGTTTTTCAGCGCTGCGGTGCAGGTGGTGGGTAACAGCCAGGCGCTGGTCACCGTGCCTGAGCACATCGCCCAACAGCTGTGTCAGCGCCATCCGCTGGTCTGGCGTGGCCTGGGCTTCGTTCGCCATAGCCAGCGCTACTGGGTGGTCTGGCATCAACGTTTGCATGGCTCAGCCGAGCACCGCTGGTTGCGTGAGCGGGTGTTCAGCCTGTGGCAGCAGTCGCAGTTCAGTGTTCAGGGCGGCTCGCCGCTTTCGACATAG
- a CDS encoding YebC/PmpR family DNA-binding transcriptional regulator, whose protein sequence is MGAQWKAKHREAAANAKGKVMGKLAKEIQIAAKSGADPDMNPRLRLAIDQAKKASMTRETLERAIRKGAGLDGDAVQYTAVSYEGFAPHQVPLIVECLTDNVNRTVAEIRVAFRKGQLGASGSVAWDFNHVGLIEALPEGDADPELAAIEAGAQDFEEGEEEGSTLFITETSDLGAVQKALPEFGFTVTSAKIGYTPKNPVSAASLGAEALAEVEAFLEAIDHHDDVQNVYVGLTD, encoded by the coding sequence ATGGGCGCACAGTGGAAAGCCAAACACAGAGAAGCCGCGGCGAATGCCAAAGGCAAGGTCATGGGCAAATTGGCCAAGGAGATTCAGATCGCGGCCAAGTCTGGCGCTGACCCGGACATGAACCCGCGCCTGCGCCTGGCTATCGATCAAGCCAAAAAGGCTTCGATGACCCGCGAGACGCTGGAGCGCGCAATCCGTAAAGGTGCGGGCCTCGATGGCGACGCGGTGCAGTACACCGCAGTGAGCTACGAAGGCTTCGCCCCGCACCAGGTGCCACTGATCGTCGAGTGCCTGACCGACAACGTCAACCGCACCGTGGCTGAAATCCGCGTGGCTTTCCGCAAAGGCCAGCTCGGCGCCAGCGGCTCGGTGGCCTGGGACTTCAACCACGTTGGCCTGATCGAAGCGTTGCCTGAGGGCGATGCTGACCCGGAACTGGCCGCCATCGAAGCCGGTGCGCAGGACTTTGAAGAGGGCGAGGAAGAAGGTTCGACCCTGTTCATCACCGAAACCAGCGACCTGGGCGCAGTGCAGAAGGCCCTGCCGGAGTTCGGCTTCACCGTGACCTCGGCCAAGATCGGCTACACGCCGAAGAATCCGGTCAGCGCTGCCAGCCTGGGCGCCGAAGCCCTGGCTGAGGTGGAAGCCTTCCTCGAAGCCATCGACCACCACGACGACGTGCAGAACGTCTATGTCGGCCTGACCGACTGA
- the tam gene encoding trans-aconitate 2-methyltransferase, with protein sequence MTWSATQYSRFEDQRTRPVRDLLAAVPPRPVRHATDLGCGPGNSTEVLLQHCGHAQVTALDSDPDMLDKARQRPRLSIPRVRIEQADIAQWRARQAQDLILANASLQWLDDHATLYPHLLEQLNEGGSLAVQTPDNTEEPAHRHLRTLAASPAWAERFGDLHLPARHSACFYYKLLSPLCSRVDVWRTTYHHPLEGGAQAVVEWFKGSALRPYLARLDEAEQLAFEAQYLAAIAADCPLVGDGKVLLAFPRLFVVATR encoded by the coding sequence ATGACCTGGTCTGCCACTCAGTATTCCCGCTTCGAAGACCAGCGCACCCGGCCGGTGCGCGACCTGCTGGCCGCTGTGCCACCGCGCCCGGTGCGCCACGCCACTGACCTTGGCTGCGGCCCCGGTAACTCCACCGAGGTCTTGCTGCAGCACTGCGGTCACGCTCAGGTCACCGCGCTCGACAGCGACCCGGACATGCTCGACAAGGCCCGACAGCGGCCCCGCCTGAGCATCCCGCGCGTACGCATCGAGCAGGCCGACATCGCTCAGTGGCGCGCCCGCCAAGCCCAGGACCTGATCCTTGCCAATGCCTCGCTGCAATGGCTGGACGATCACGCAACTCTGTACCCGCACTTGCTCGAGCAGCTCAACGAAGGCGGCAGCCTGGCAGTGCAGACGCCCGACAACACCGAAGAGCCGGCCCATCGTCACCTGCGCACACTGGCCGCAAGCCCGGCCTGGGCTGAAAGATTCGGTGACCTGCACTTGCCCGCGCGGCATTCAGCTTGCTTCTACTACAAGCTGCTCAGCCCATTGTGCTCGCGTGTCGATGTGTGGCGCACCACCTATCATCATCCCCTCGAAGGCGGTGCGCAGGCGGTGGTGGAATGGTTCAAGGGCTCGGCCCTGCGCCCCTACCTGGCGCGCCTGGATGAAGCCGAGCAGCTGGCGTTCGAGGCGCAGTACCTGGCTGCCATTGCCGCCGACTGTCCGCTCGTCGGTGATGGCAAAGTGCTGCTGGCCTTCCCGCGGCTGTTTGTAGTGGCGACGCGCTGA
- the mntP gene encoding manganese efflux pump MntP yields the protein MNPISLIFLAFAMSTDAFAAAIGKGASLHKPRLSEALRTGLIFGVIEAITPLIGWAIGQAAADYVQNWDHWIAFTLLLLLGLHMIYNGFKDDHEEAEKPNQHGFLILAVTAFATSIDALAVGVGLAFVDVNILVAALAIGLATTLMVTLGVMLGRALGTVVGKRAEIIGGVVLMLIGATILYEHLSVQ from the coding sequence GTGAACCCGATATCCCTCATCTTCCTGGCTTTCGCCATGTCCACCGACGCCTTCGCCGCGGCCATCGGCAAGGGCGCCAGCCTGCACAAACCACGTCTGAGCGAGGCCTTGCGCACCGGCCTGATCTTCGGCGTCATCGAAGCCATCACCCCGCTGATCGGCTGGGCCATCGGCCAGGCTGCCGCCGACTACGTACAGAACTGGGACCACTGGATCGCCTTCACCCTGCTTCTGCTGCTTGGCCTGCACATGATCTACAACGGTTTCAAGGACGACCACGAAGAAGCGGAAAAGCCCAACCAGCATGGTTTCCTGATTCTTGCCGTCACCGCCTTCGCCACCAGTATCGATGCCTTGGCCGTGGGCGTGGGCCTGGCCTTCGTCGACGTCAACATCCTGGTCGCGGCCCTGGCCATTGGCCTTGCCACCACGCTGATGGTGACCCTGGGTGTGATGCTCGGCCGCGCCCTGGGGACGGTGGTCGGCAAACGTGCCGAAATCATCGGCGGCGTGGTGCTGATGCTGATCGGTGCGACCATTTTGTATGAGCATCTTTCGGTGCAGTGA
- the ppnN gene encoding nucleotide 5'-monophosphate nucleosidase PpnN yields MPQRKVINASVSPKGSLETLSQREVQQLSEMGTGTLYTLFRQCALAILNTGAHVDNAKTILEAYKDFEVRIHQQDRGVRLELLNAPADAFVDGEMIASTREMLFSALRDIVYTESELNSQRIDLESSQGLTDYVFHLLRNARTLRPGVEPKMVVCWGGHSISNEEYQYTKKVGHELGLRKLDICTGCGPGVMKGPMKGATIAHAKQRMQGSRYLGLTEPGIIAAEAPNPIVNELVILPDIEKRLEAFVRVGHGIIIFPGGAGTAEEFLYLLGILMHPDNASLPFPVVLTGPRSAEAFLQQLHDFVGATLGEDAQRHYQIIIDDPAEVARQMVEGLKAVKQFRRERNDAFHFNWLLKIDEGFQHPFDPTHENMASLALRRELPAHQLAANLRRAFSGIVAGNVKDNGIRLIEKHGPYQIRGDSAVLDPLGRLLQAFVDQHRMKLPGGAAYVPCYQVVT; encoded by the coding sequence ATGCCCCAACGCAAAGTCATCAACGCATCCGTCAGCCCCAAAGGCAGCCTCGAGACGCTGTCGCAACGCGAAGTCCAACAACTGAGTGAAATGGGTACCGGTACCCTCTATACCCTGTTCCGCCAGTGCGCCCTGGCCATCCTCAATACCGGCGCCCATGTCGACAACGCCAAGACCATCCTCGAAGCCTACAAGGACTTCGAAGTACGCATTCACCAGCAGGACCGCGGCGTGCGCCTGGAACTGCTCAATGCCCCGGCCGACGCCTTTGTCGACGGCGAGATGATCGCCAGCACCCGGGAAATGCTCTTCAGCGCTCTGCGCGACATCGTCTACACCGAAAGCGAGCTCAACAGCCAGCGCATCGACCTGGAAAGCTCCCAGGGCCTGACCGACTACGTCTTCCACCTGCTGCGCAATGCCCGCACCCTGCGCCCGGGCGTCGAGCCAAAAATGGTGGTGTGCTGGGGCGGTCACTCGATCAGCAACGAGGAATACCAGTACACCAAGAAAGTCGGCCATGAACTGGGCCTGCGCAAGCTCGATATCTGCACCGGCTGCGGCCCGGGGGTGATGAAGGGGCCAATGAAAGGCGCCACCATCGCCCACGCCAAGCAGCGCATGCAGGGCAGCCGTTACCTGGGCCTGACCGAACCGGGGATCATCGCCGCCGAGGCGCCGAACCCGATCGTTAACGAACTGGTGATCCTGCCGGATATCGAGAAACGCCTGGAGGCCTTCGTGCGGGTCGGCCACGGCATCATCATCTTCCCCGGCGGCGCCGGCACGGCCGAGGAATTCCTCTACCTGCTGGGCATCCTCATGCACCCCGACAACGCCTCGCTGCCGTTCCCGGTGGTGCTCACCGGCCCGCGCAGCGCCGAAGCGTTCCTCCAGCAGTTGCACGACTTCGTCGGCGCGACCTTGGGCGAAGACGCCCAGCGCCATTACCAGATCATCATCGACGACCCGGCCGAAGTGGCGCGGCAGATGGTCGAAGGGCTCAAGGCGGTCAAGCAGTTCCGCCGCGAGCGCAACGACGCCTTCCACTTCAACTGGTTGCTGAAAATCGACGAAGGCTTCCAGCACCCCTTCGACCCGACCCACGAAAATATGGCCAGTCTGGCCCTGCGCCGGGAGCTGCCAGCGCACCAGTTGGCCGCCAACCTTCGCCGAGCGTTTTCCGGCATCGTCGCCGGCAACGTCAAGGACAACGGCATTCGCCTGATCGAGAAACACGGCCCTTACCAGATTCGTGGCGACAGTGCCGTGCTCGACCCGCTCGGGCGACTGCTGCAGGCCTTCGTCGATCAGCATCGGATGAAACTGCCCGGCGGCGCGGCGTACGTGCCGTGTTATCAGGTGGTGACCTAA
- a CDS encoding TIGR04211 family SH3 domain-containing protein has translation MPDSRPAFSALPALRGGLLAALAFLAVPAHAEEPASTARWVSDSLTTYVRSGPTDGHRIVGNLKSGQKVTLLNTQGNYSQVRGENGDQVWILSNDLQAVPGQNERLPQLDAEVAQLSEKLKTIDDSWKTRVQGMQETLDSRKALVDELQTRNSALSEQLEQSQSNLRDTQARLGDENKQVMMRYMVYGGSIAGAGLLVGLILPALTRGRKRNDRWF, from the coding sequence ATGCCTGATTCCCGCCCTGCCTTCTCCGCCCTTCCCGCCCTGCGCGGCGGCCTGCTCGCCGCCCTGGCCTTTCTTGCCGTGCCGGCCCATGCCGAGGAGCCGGCCAGCACCGCCCGCTGGGTCAGCGACAGCCTGACCACCTATGTGCGCAGCGGCCCCACCGACGGTCACCGCATCGTCGGTAACCTCAAGTCCGGGCAGAAAGTCACCTTGCTCAACACCCAGGGCAACTACAGCCAGGTACGCGGCGAGAATGGTGACCAAGTGTGGATTCTGAGCAACGACCTGCAAGCCGTGCCCGGCCAGAACGAACGCCTGCCGCAGCTCGACGCCGAGGTGGCGCAGTTGTCGGAGAAGCTCAAGACCATCGATGACAGCTGGAAGACCCGCGTGCAGGGCATGCAGGAAACCCTCGATTCGCGCAAGGCGCTGGTCGACGAACTGCAGACCCGCAACAGCGCCCTGAGCGAGCAGCTCGAACAGAGCCAGTCGAACTTGCGCGACACCCAGGCACGCCTGGGCGATGAGAACAAGCAGGTGATGATGCGCTACATGGTCTACGGCGGCAGCATCGCCGGCGCCGGCCTGCTGGTCGGCCTGATCCTGCCGGCGCTGACCCGCGGGCGCAAGCGCAACGATCGCTGGTTCTGA
- a CDS encoding TonB-dependent receptor, with protein sequence MVFRKNAVAWLVGSAVCVTHSSWAADQAMELAPITVTGEKINRTLEETQSSVVVVTEQQLREKADSSLVDVFARTPGVFSQAGNENWGIRGVPVSGFDDQGPATLNGAVSVFVDGAVQPNRSLTLSPMPLWDTEQVEVLLGPQSTTQGRNSLAGAVVIQTRNPTFDPSFSAMVNTGSYGERGAAVAGGGAIIDDKVAGRIAVDYQQGDGYIDNTFRNDDANPTRTSNVRGKLLIVPNEDLDVLLTYAHGESRKGDITAMRENDRVRFYKMSSNTRAFDKLDQDTVSAKLDYRLDDNWSITSLTANTRSDYDARLDFDQSATRNQVVLRTQQGDLFSQELRLNYNADTLKGFAGVYYGRSTNEFNDRLLNNNSLLASVKGDTTIDSQALFGELNWTFAPQWTLITGLRYDHENNDTDIPVDDISSPAKVSKSFSAVLPKLGLDYELAEGQFVGVMVQKGYRGGGVNVRAGSGHQAYDPEYTTNYELSYRGSFMEQTLRTRANLYYTDWKDQQVSVLDPQNEVLNVFNAGRSDIKGLEVFVEKDLGEQLTLNAGAAVTVGKYKAFLADDGRDRSGQDFLYSPRYKASVGATYRWDERLTLNTDVVYQSTAPSEYEFDAAGKVSGERRSDSYWLANFNAEYMLTRNVALSGFIKNAFNEHYITNNRSGTILDVGAPRTLGLAVRYDL encoded by the coding sequence CTGGTGTTCAGGAAAAATGCAGTTGCATGGCTGGTAGGCTCGGCTGTTTGCGTGACTCATTCCAGTTGGGCGGCGGATCAGGCGATGGAGCTTGCGCCCATCACGGTCACCGGTGAGAAGATCAACCGCACGCTGGAAGAAACCCAATCCAGCGTGGTCGTGGTGACCGAGCAGCAATTACGCGAGAAGGCCGATAGCAGCCTGGTCGATGTGTTCGCCCGCACGCCGGGGGTGTTCAGCCAGGCGGGCAATGAAAACTGGGGCATCCGTGGCGTGCCGGTGTCCGGTTTCGATGACCAGGGTCCGGCCACCCTCAATGGTGCGGTGTCGGTGTTCGTCGACGGCGCGGTACAGCCCAACCGCTCCCTGACCTTGAGCCCCATGCCGTTGTGGGATACCGAGCAGGTCGAGGTGTTGCTCGGCCCGCAGTCGACCACCCAGGGGCGTAATTCGCTGGCCGGCGCGGTGGTCATCCAGACCCGCAACCCGACCTTCGATCCAAGCTTCTCGGCCATGGTCAACACGGGCAGCTACGGCGAGCGCGGTGCGGCAGTGGCCGGAGGCGGCGCGATCATCGACGACAAGGTCGCAGGCCGCATCGCCGTGGATTACCAGCAGGGCGATGGCTACATCGACAACACCTTCCGCAACGATGACGCCAACCCCACCCGTACCAGCAACGTGCGCGGCAAGTTGCTGATCGTGCCCAATGAAGACCTCGACGTGCTGCTGACCTACGCCCACGGCGAGAGCCGCAAGGGTGACATCACCGCAATGCGCGAGAACGACCGCGTGCGCTTCTACAAGATGAGTTCCAACACCCGCGCCTTCGACAAGCTCGATCAGGACACGGTCAGTGCCAAGCTCGATTACCGCCTGGACGATAACTGGTCGATCACAAGCCTCACGGCCAATACCCGCTCCGACTACGACGCGCGCCTTGACTTCGACCAGTCGGCCACCCGTAACCAGGTGGTCTTGCGCACCCAGCAAGGCGATCTGTTCAGCCAGGAACTGCGCCTGAACTACAACGCCGACACGCTCAAAGGCTTTGCTGGGGTTTACTACGGGCGGAGCACCAACGAGTTCAACGACCGCCTGCTGAACAACAACAGCCTGCTTGCCAGCGTCAAAGGTGACACCACCATCGATAGCCAGGCGCTGTTCGGCGAGCTGAACTGGACCTTCGCGCCGCAATGGACGCTTATCACGGGCCTGCGCTACGACCATGAGAACAACGACACCGACATCCCGGTCGACGATATCTCCAGCCCCGCCAAGGTCAGCAAATCATTCAGCGCCGTGCTGCCCAAGCTTGGCCTTGACTACGAGCTGGCCGAAGGTCAGTTCGTCGGTGTGATGGTGCAGAAGGGCTATCGTGGTGGCGGCGTCAACGTGCGCGCCGGCAGTGGTCACCAGGCCTATGACCCGGAATACACCACCAACTACGAGCTGTCGTACCGTGGCAGCTTCATGGAACAGACCCTGCGTACCCGCGCCAACCTGTATTACACCGACTGGAAAGACCAGCAGGTCAGCGTGCTCGATCCGCAAAACGAAGTCTTGAACGTGTTCAATGCCGGTCGCAGTGACATCAAGGGGCTGGAAGTGTTCGTCGAAAAAGACCTCGGCGAGCAACTGACGCTCAATGCCGGTGCTGCCGTCACGGTGGGCAAATACAAGGCATTTCTTGCCGATGATGGGCGTGACCGCAGTGGTCAGGATTTCCTCTATTCGCCGCGCTACAAGGCCTCGGTGGGCGCTACCTACCGTTGGGACGAGCGTCTGACGCTCAATACCGATGTGGTGTACCAGAGCACCGCGCCTTCGGAGTATGAGTTCGATGCTGCCGGCAAGGTGTCCGGAGAGCGGCGCAGCGACAGCTACTGGCTGGCCAACTTCAACGCCGAGTACATGCTGACCCGCAACGTCGCGCTGTCGGGCTTTATCAAGAACGCCTTCAACGAGCACTACATCACCAACAACCGCAGCGGCACCATCCTCGACGTCGGCGCCCCGCGCACGCTGGGCCTGGCAGTGCGCTACGACCTGTAA